AAGGCGGCGCGGGTGCTCGCGCGGATGCGGGAGTGGGCCGAGGCGCACTCCTGGATCGTCAACGAGATCGTGATCGCGTTCTTCGCGCTGCTGACCGTGCTGGACCTGATCCGCTCGGGGTGAGCCGTCACGTGTGCCGTCGCGCGGTCGTCATCAGCATGACGGGTCCGCGGAGGAGGAGAGGACGATGAGGGTTCTGGTCACCGGGGCGGGTGGTCGACTGGGGAGCGACGTGCTGGCGCGGCTGCGCGACGACGGGATGAGCGTCCGGGCCAGCAGCCGCCGGCCGCGTACCGGCCCGGACGTGGAGTGGGTCGTGGCCGACCTGGCCACCGGGGACGGGCTGGCCGAGGCGGTGACCGGGGTGGACGCGGTGCTGCACCTGGCGTCCTCGCCCCGGGCGCGTACGCACCAGGTGGACGTGCTGGGCACCCGTCGACTGGTGGTGGCCGCCGCCGCGGCCGGCGTCCCGCACCTGGTCTACATCTCGATCGTCGGGGTGGACCGGGTGCCGATTCCGTACTACCGGCACAAGCTGGCCGCCGAGCAGGTGGTCGCGGCCGGCCAGGTGCCGTGGTCGGTGCTGCGCGCCACCCAGTTCCCCCAGTTCCTCGACGATCTGTTG
The DNA window shown above is from Micromonospora lupini and carries:
- a CDS encoding SDR family oxidoreductase; the encoded protein is MRVLVTGAGGRLGSDVLARLRDDGMSVRASSRRPRTGPDVEWVVADLATGDGLAEAVTGVDAVLHLASSPRARTHQVDVLGTRRLVVAAAAAGVPHLVYISIVGVDRVPIPYYRHKLAAEQVVAAGQVPWSVLRATQFPQFLDDLLARSARLGPVLGDRAVLAQPVDPGEVAARLAARLAAGPLGGIEEFGGPQVLRFDEAVRAWRDARGSRRPLLPVRIPGRLGRELRAGGLVTEALPRGVRTWADHLSDTYGGTARR